The following DNA comes from Synechococcus sp. CC9616.
TTGCAATTTCATGCTTTATACAGGACATAAACAAGAGCATTTAATTATAGTTTACTTTGTCCTCATCTGTGTCTGTCCTCATCAAAAGTATTCTCGGCATCGCTTTTGTGGCTTGAATGTTAAGCCAAAGGAATCCCAGCAAAGCCCACAAGCCAAACCTAACCAAATGCATCATGTGCAGAGTGTGGTTTGAACCCTCGACGACAGGGCAATTCTTTGGAATAATCAGATGCAAATGGATTGAATAAGTCATGGGTATGACGTCAATCGCTCTGCGGTCGTTGCCAATTTTTATGCTTGCGTTGTCACCCCCTGTTCTGGTAAAGCCCATTGAGCTCAAATGCGTTCTTAATCCAGACCAATTTGATACGGATTTACCATTGTCGGTGCATCGCTTCACTCTCGATCGTGATGAGTCAAGTGTGACCCTTCGCATCAAATCCATAGAGAGTTCTGAGACATTCACTTCCTTTTATGAAACGAAGCCTTCTTCAAGCGCCATCACCTTGGTGAGTTGGCTTGCGATGCCGGGTGAAGTCATCAACCTGTTTAGGCTTGTGAACCTCGGCGACCAAACCTGGTCGTACGAATTGGGTTTTCCTGGTGATTTGGGCGAACTGATCCAGATGGCTCGTTGGGGTACTTGCACTGAGCAGTTGCCCTAATGATCCCTTGATGGAGGCTGGCGCATGGACCGATTTAGGCCCCCCATCTCGCCCTGCGTCTTGTCTGACTTTTGTGGATGTCGAAAAAAGCTGGCTTTTATTCGACAATCAAAGTTTTTTCGTACCATCATCAGTGCGTCAGGCAGCTAGTTGGGCCTGGAAGCCGGGTAGAGCGATGCCCGACGGGTGAAGACCTGACCGCACCCGCTGGGTGCGGTCAGGTCCGTTCCTCTTAAGAAAATAGGTGGTGTATCGCTAATCAATGATTAGCCCGTCAACCTAAGTAAGTGGTCGAATCGCTCCGGTGGTGCACCTCCGTCGACCACACAACAATTTTGTTAGCAAATATTAGGGAAATGAAAATATTTCTGTATTTGTACTTCTAGTTTTAACAGCGATCATCTTCAGAGATGTTTGAAACTCAATGGTATTACTCTGGATATCATCTATCTAATATTCTGAATCTTTGTTCAGATTGGTTATAAATAGTATTGCGAGTGCTGATAAATTCTCGTTGTAGAGAGTTCGTGAGTATCCCGAACAATTCAATTTTGTTCCTCGAGAAACGGCATGGTTTTGGGCGGCACGGAGTGACTTTCGGCTTTGAGCTCTCAAGGTAGTTCAAGTTTTGGGGACAACCGGTTTTTAATCAAGGCGGCACCAAGGTCTGATCTTTTGGGCGAGAGCGCCGGCATTGGTTCCGCGAAGTTTGCCTCGACTTTGTCCTTCAATGCAGCCGAATTGGTATTGGTTCACGGTTGTGATGTAGTTTTCGGTGCATCAATCAAGGCCAATTTTCCTTTTGCATACGGCTGTGAGCGACTCTTGAGGCATTTGCTCTGCTCTGATGTTCAGATTTTTTATTTGCGCAGCGCCTGGGATTTCGCTAATAATACGCCTGTACTATCAGTTTTGGTATGGCAGAGGGCTGGCTTACGGACTGCGAAAGTTATTGGGTTGCTCGGTTTCACAAGGACGAAAGGTCCTGGCAGCGTGATCCAAGGGTTTTCGTGGACTACGGCAGGGAGATGCCGGCTGGAGAGCCTGCTCTGCTCAAGAGCAGGCGTTATCTGAGGCAGTCGGATGCGATCGCGCTTTGGAAGGCGTTGCGATCCAGCGGTTGGGTGCAGACAGCCCCTGCCTGGGGTGATGACGCCGTGGCATAGGGAGCAAGGGTGGACCATCTCCCTCAAAGTCCACCCACGCCCGGCGCTGCAGGCATCCGCTTTTACCTGCTCATTCAGTGTGTCCTTCGCTGATGCAGGCGGCATCCGTTGATTTGCTCAGTTCAGAATCGATCCTCCGCACAGAACTAATTGGTTTGTCGTCTGCTTCTATTGATGTTTCGTGAAGCTGTGAACGTCGCTCTGTCGGTGCCTTCAAACAAATATGTGAGGCTTACTGGCTGCGAATACGTCAAGTTGTTATCTGTTTGCAATGCCTCGATCAGCTCCATCGAGAGGTTGATCAGGCCTCGGCTGACGCTTGATCGTGAATCTTGCTCATCGTGGAGGACAGCTGGGCCACATCCTCAAGCCCTTCAACGCTGAACCATGGCGCGTTCTCCCAGCTGAAGCCTTCTCCAAACGTGTTGTCCGGTGCCACCACATACCAATGGCAATCAACGTCGGGGGTGTCGACTGAGCACTGAGACCAATCGGGTTGCCATTGAGGCACCTGCACCCACATCACGGCTGCAAGCACCAGTGAAACAATCGCTTGCAACATGAGTTACATGAGACAGGGGTGAGACCCTAGTTGGTTTTCCCTTGTCTTGCGAGCTGATTGATCCAAGCGTTCCACCGTTCCTGATTTCAGTGGCTCCAGTTGGCTACTGGCCTGATCAGCACCTGGGGTGCGTGTTTTTCTCTTTAAAGTAGTGATTTGTACCGTCTTCGCTTGATGGCTTACAACCCCAGACGGGATCTGGTGTGGTTGATGTTGCGGCCCTGGGTGGCTGTGCCGCGACTGATCCAGGTGCTGTGGTCGCTCAGCGGTTTAATTCTCGTACTGCTTGTGCGAGGAGGCAGCGCAGACGCCAAGGTTCAGCAAGGGGTTGCACGCAGCATCCTCAACACCCTCACCGGCCTGGGTCCCTGTTTCATCAAAGTTGGCCAGGCCTTGTCGACACGCCCCGATCTGGTGCGGCGCGATTGGCTGGAGGAGCTCACACGACTGCAGGATGACCTGCCGGCTTTTTCCCATGCCATCGCTTTAAAGCGGATTGAGACGGAGCTCGGAGCTCCCGCTGACGAGTTGTTCGAGGAATTTCCGGATCATCCCGTCGCTGCCGCGAGCCTCGGCCAGGTTTACAAGGCTCGCCTCCAGGGCGATGCCTGGGTTGCTGTGAAAGTTCAAAGGCCGAACTTGCAGTTCATCCTGCGCCGTGATCTTGTCTTGATTCGTCTGCTGGGCGTGATGACGGCACCGTTGTTGCCGCTCAACCTCGGTTTTGGCCTCGGCGACATCATCGATGAATTCGGCCGCAGCTTGTTCGAAGAAATCGATTACGAACAGGAGGCTGCCAATGCTGAGCGCTTCGCGGCAATGTTCGCCAACAACTCAGCCGTTTATGTGCCACGGGTTGAGCGCATGCTCAGTTCCCGTCGTGTGTTGACCACGGTCTGGGTGGATGGCGCCAAGATGCGCGACAGCAAGGAGCTGTTGGATCTCCATTTGGATCCCACCGCCTTGATCCGTACCGGGGTGATCAGCGGCCTGCAGCAGTTGCTGGAGTTCGGCTATTTCCACGCTGATCCTCACCCCGGAAATCTGTTTGCCCGTCAGGGCCGCAGCGGTGATATGGGCCATATCGGTTACGTCGATTTCGGGATGATGGACTCGATCAGTGATAGCGACCGCCTCACCCTCACTGGCGCGGTTGTTCATCTGATCAACAAGGATTTCGAGGCTCTTGCCAAGGACTTCCAGACCCTCGGTTTCCTAAGCCCTACAGCTGACCTGCGTCCGATCATTCCGGCATTGGAGGAAGTGCTTGGCGGCAGTCTTGGTGATTCGGTCGGTTCCTTCAACTTCAAGGCGATCACGGATCGCTTTTCGGAGCTGATGTTTGATTACCCCTTCCGCGTGCCGGCCCGCTTTGCCCTGATCATCCGGGCCGTGGTGAGCCAGGAGGGCCTGGCCCTGCGCCTCGATCCTCAGTTCCGGATCATCGCGGTGGCGTATCCCTATGTCGCCCGTCGCCTTCTGGCCGGCGACACCAGTGAGATGCGGGACAAGCTCATGGAGGTGATCTTCGACACGGAAGGCCGCCTTCGCATCGATCGTCTCGAAAGCCTGCTGGCTGTGGTGGGACAGGATGCCCCAGCACCCGGAAAGGAGTTGATTCCAGTGGCTGGAGCCGGTCTGCGCCTGTTATTCAGTCGTGATGGTGCTGATCTGCGGAAGCGATTGCTGCTCAACCTGATTCGTGACGATCGAATTCACACCGATGACGTCCGAGCCCTGGCTGGACTGATCGGCCGCACCTTCGGCCCCGGTCGCATCGCAGGGGGGCTGTTGCAACAGCTCAACCCCCTGGCGGCAGCGTGAGCCAGCAGAGCACAATGCTGATCGAACTGAAGATCACCACCGTCAGCGGCCAGATTTCATCGAGTCGGTGCAGGCGCTGCTCGATCTGTTCCCGTTTCGCTCCCTCCGGCATCAGTTCCATCTCTCCGTAGCGTCGACCGATGTAGATCACCAGCACGAAGGCCAGCAAGGTCACCACATAGGCGACGACGTACACCTGATCGAGAAAGGTGAGAAAAGGCAGATCGGGGAGTTCATCCCGGTAGGTCTGCTGCAGAAAGACAAGGGTGAGCAGCACCGTGACGGGGATCCCGGCACGGGCATCCTGTTCATCCGCCCGCACCTTGAATACCAGCAGCACCATCGCCATCACCACCAGCAGCGGCAGCATCAACCGCCAGAAGGCAGACCAGGCAGAGGTCCCGAAGGAGATGTCATAGACGATTAAGCTGTAATCGTCGGCGCTGCCACCCAGCCCGAAGTTGGTGGCGTAATTGTGGCGATATTCGGCGATCGACCAGCCACGGTTGAGCCAGCCGATGATGCCGGCGAACAGTCCCATGCCACTGTTCTGAACATCCGCTTCAAAGCGCAGATTGGTGTAGTCGAAGCTCCCCTCGATGTCCTCCATTTCCAGGACCAGGGGCAGGCTCACCGTCACGAAGGGGAAGTGACGGAAACTCGCCTTGTCGATGTAAAAGCGCCCCAGGTATGTGAACAACTGGTAGTAACTGCCATCAGCCTGCTGCACCGGCTTTGGGACCAGTGGTGTCAACACAGGATCTGCATCCGAAAGCAGGGCATTCACCAACGTGATTCGTTCGTCGATCGACTGGTCCTGGTCTTTGAGGTACTGCTGCATGGCTTCGTCCCAGCGCAGCCAGACGTATCCGTTGGAGGAATAGCTCGGGATACTCAGATCAAGGTCGTAGGTGCTGGTGGCATAGACGCCCGCCTGGATGTGGAACTTGGCGTCCTCCAGGGCCTGTTGGTCCGTCGTGGTTTCGCGGTCTGAGAGCAGCTGCCCACGCAGCGAGGTCCAGCCATCCGACGGCAGGCGGCGGGAATCGGTCGTCAGGGCCCTGGATGATGAGGCCAGCCTCAGCGCATCGCGACTCGGCACGCGACTGACATCGAGCTCGCTGATTCCAGACACCGCCAGGACGGCAGCAAGCAGAATTGAGATCGCAGCGAGGATGTTCCAGTGCTTCTGTTTCCTCGGGGCCATCAGCGGCTCGCCTCTCTTCGCACTCTGGCCTGTGGACTGCTGCTCGGTGGTCTGGCACTGGTCCCTTTTCAGCGTTTGATCGCGGACTCCCGCAAGCCGATAGCCGATCTCGGCGCCGGAAGTGATGCGCTGGTTCTGGGCCAGTCCTTGCCCCTAACTGGACCATCGGCCCAGCTCGGCCTTGAGTATCAACGCGGAGCCCTGGCCTGGTTTGAGGAGGTGAATCGACGTGGCGGCATCCATGGACGTCCGATTCGCCTGGTCAGCCTGGATGACCAGTACGAACCCAGCAAAACACTTGAGAACACCCGGCAACTCTTGCAGCGTCAGGATCTGCTGGCGTTGTTCGGCTACGTCGGAACGCCCACCACGAAGGTTGCCTTGCCCTTGATTGAGCAGGCCTCGGTACCCCTGGTCGCGCCGATGACCGGGGCCAGTCTGCTGAGACGCCCTGATCTGGAGATGGTGTTCAATCTGCGAGCGAGTTATCGCCTCGAGATCGAGGCGATGGTGGAGGAGCTGGTGCGGGATGCCAATCACCGCATCGCCGTGGTGTATCAGGACGACGCCTTCGGGCAGGACGGCCTCACGGCTGCGACAGAGGCTCTTGCTCGCCACGATCTGAAACCCGTTGCCACAGCCACAGTGCAGCGCAATTCGGCTCAGGTTGGTCAGGCTGTTCGTGAGCTGCTGTCGGTGAACCCCAATGGGGTCATCGTGGTGTCCGCCTACGTGAGCTCTGCTGCCCTGGCCACCCAGCTGAGGGACGAGGGCAGTCGTGCCCAGATCATGAACGTGTCTTTTGTTGGCACCAAGGCGCTGCAACAGGCCATGCCGGTGGGTGAAGCGAACGGAATCGGTGTCGCCCAGGTGGTTCCCTTCCCTTGGAACCGCTGGATTCCCGTCGTGGCCCAGTACCAGAAGTTGATGCGCTCCAGCAGCGACGATCCCGATTTCGGTTTCACGAGCCTCGAGGGCTTTCTGGCAGCTCGTCTGGTCACCACGGCTCTGGACCGTGCCGGCAAGGATCCTTCCCGCCCGGATCTCGTTGCGGCGCTTGAGTCGATCAATGATTTAGATCTTGGTGGTTTCCGTCTGGATATGGATCGGGAGGATCACCAGGCCAGCGATTTCGTTGAACTGACCTTTCTGGGTTCCCAGAACTGGGAACCCTGAGCCGAGATCGCTAAGGTCGCGGCTCCAATGCTGAGGTCGTGATGATCGACGAGTTGACCGACGAACAGCTCGAGCAGCTGCTCCAGATGGTGATGCTGCCCGAGCCGCCTTACCTGATGGCTGGCGTCGGTCTGCTGATGGGCGTGCTCTGCGGCCTCACCTTCGGCCGTCAGGTGCAAAACAAGCTGGATGGCTGGAAAGAGGATCGTCTTCCCCTTCTGCCTCTTGGTACCACTGAGATCACCATCAGTTTTGCCGGCACCCTGATCGGCATCACCCTGTTCATCGGTTGCTGTCTGCAGATCTTCGGGTTTTCCGCCGGGGTTGCCTTGCTCGTGGCCTTCGTGCTGTCGCTGCTGACGGGAGGAGCCTTGTTCGCTCAGCTTGAACGCCTGATGCAGCAAGTGGAAAGCGGCAATTTCAAGGCCGTTGATTTCGATAATTTCGACGAATTCTTCTGATCAATTGGTGCGGCTTTGATGCTTGTTGAGCCTTCTCGTCTCAAACTGGTGATGTCGGTCTGAGATTCGATGGTGACAACCTTGCCCGCTGGAGCCGTCGCCACAGGACGTCTCCTGGTTGTTGAAGATGACGACAGCATTCGAGAAACCGTTGGAGAAGCCCTCAAAGCTGAGGGCTATGAGGTGATGACCTCCTCAAACGGCAAGGAGGCACTCTCCCTTCTGACCGATGAGTCGCGTCAACCCGTGGACCTGCTGGTTCTGGATCTGATGCTGCCAGGCCTCGGTGGTCTCGATCTCTGCCGCGAACTGCGTCGCGTCAGCAACAACACGCCGATCCTGGTGATCAGCGCTCGTGACGGTGAGACCGATCGGGTCCTGGGTTTGGAGGTGGGGGCTGACGACTACCTGGTGAAACCCTTTGGATTGCGGGAGCTGGTGGCTCGCTGCCGCGCTCTGCTCAGACGCGCACGCCAGCTGCCCAACACACCCGCGGAGATTCAGCAGCACCGCAATCTCTGCCTGTACATGAGTGAGTGCAGGGTGACCCGTGATGGAGAGGATCTGAACCTATCGCCGAAGGAATACAAGATTCTCGAGTTGTTCATCCAGCATCCCAAGCGGGTCTGGAGCCGTGATCGGTTGCTGGAGAAGATCTGGGGACTGGACTTCGTTGGCGACACCAAAACCGTGGACGTCCATATCCGTTGGTTGCGGGAGAAGATCGAGAAGAATCCATCCGCACCGGAACTGATCCGTACCGTGCGCGGTTTCGGTTACCGCTTCGGCTGATCGTTCCGTGTTGCTGTCTGCCATCTGCGGCCTGCTGATCGGTGTGATGGTCACCCTGGCTGTTCAACGTCGTCGTTATCGCCGTCGCGATCCGGTTGCAAATGACGGTTGCCCCGGATTTCCACCCGGAACGATCAACACGCCCCAGTTGTTGGCCTGGATCGATGCCGCCACTCAGGGTTGGGTCATCCTGGCGCCCGATCTCACGATCGCCTACATCAACGCCCGCGCCGAGCGGTTTCTCCACATCACACGCAATCTGCTGGTCCGCGGACGGCCGCTCAATGAGGTTCTCTCGATCCCTCAGCTTGAGGAGGCGATCATCAGCACACGCCATCAGCAGCGGCCGCAACGCAGCGAATGGGAACAACTGGGGGAGCCCTTAGAAGCCCTTGTGCTGCCGGGCTCCGAAGAATGGCTGCTGGTTCTGATCCAGAGTCGACAGTCCCTGGAAGCACAGCAGCAGCAACAGGAACGCTGGGTGAGCGATGTGGCCCATGAGCTCAAAACCCCACTGACAGCTCTGATGCTGGTGAGCGATCGTCTTGAGATGGCGGTTCACGGTGAAGACACCGTGCTGGTTCAACGCCTCCAGCGGGAGTTGCAGCGTTTGCAGTTGATGGTGGAGGACCTGCTGGAGCTCTCCCGGCTGGAGAACTGCCTGCTCCAGGACAATGACGGCTATATCCCCATCACGCTTGAAAATCTGGTCGACAACGCCTGGAGCAGCGTCAGACCTTTGGCTGAGCAACGTCAGGTGCAACTGGTGCTGGATCGTTCCCAACCAGGCCCACTGATGGGCGATCAGCGGCGGCTGCATCGTGCGGTGCTCAATCTTCTCGACAACGCCTTGCGCTTCTCCCCAGACGGTTCCAGCGTTGAGGTGGAGGTGGTCTCGAGTGGCGGCTGGTGGATGCTGATGATCCGGGATCACGGTCCCGGCCTGAGTGAATCAGACCTGGGCAGCATGTTTCAGCGCTTCTACCGGGGAGATCCGTCCAGGGCCCGTTCTGCCCGAAGCGGCAGCGGCAGCGGTTTAGGCCTGGCCATCGTTCAACAGATCGCCGTGAATCATGGCGGGCGCGTTGATGCGCGCAACCATCCTGCTGGCGGCACCTGCATGGAATTGCTGCTGCCCAAAAGCCTGCCGGTTTCGTGACTCGGCAGCGCTTGCAGAAACTGATTGCAGCGGCCGGTCTCTGCTCACGGCGGAAGGCGGAGCTGTGGCTGCAGCAGGGGCGTGTCAGCGTCGATCAGCAACAGGCTGGCCTGGGCGACCAGGCTGATCCGGAGCATCAGCTCATTTGCGTGGATGGCCGTCCTCTGCCGACCCGTCAGCGGCGGCGGGTGTTGTTAGTCAACAAACCCATCGGAGTGATCAGCAGCTGCGTGGATCCGCAGGGCCGTCCCACCGTTCTGGACCTGGTTCCATCTGATCAGCGCGGGGGGCTGCATCCCGTTGGACGCCTCGATGCCGACAGTCGTGGGGCTTTGCTGCTCTCTGATGTTGGAGAACTCACGCTTCGGTTGACCCATCCCCGCTACGACCACCGCAAGACGTATCGGGTTTGGGTCGAGGGACAGCCCAGTGAGCGGACGCTGCAGCGTTGGTGCCGTGGGGTGCCCCTCGATGGACGTTCAACCCGCTCTGCTCAGGTCCGACTGTTGTGTCGCGAACGGCAGCAAACCCTTCTTGAGGTGATTCTTCAGGAGGGCCGCAACCGCCAGATCAGGCGCGTGGCTGATGGTTTGGGCCACCCGGTTCTTGATTTGCAACGCACGGCGATCGCCCACGTGCAGCTCGGGGATCTCCCGGAGGGCTGCTGGCGTGAACTCTGCGAGGGAGAATGGCGTGACCTGCTGGAAGGTGAAGCGCTGCGGCCAGGCTCATGCGACTGAAGCTCCCCCGTCCCTCCTGGTGGAGGAAGGTCACTGACGAGAACGGTGCGCAAACCGCTCCAGTGGATGGCCTCCAGGCACAGGCCGATATCGGATCGATGCTGCGGCAACGACGGGAGGAGCTGGGCCTCAGCCTGCGGGATCTGGCGAATGAAACCCGGATCACCACGCCGGTGATTGAAGCGCTCGAACGTGGTTGGAACGATCGTCTGCCGGAGCGGGCCTATCTGGCGTCGATGCTTCCACAACTGGAGCGTCGTCTGGATCTGCCTGCGGGTTGCCTCGAGCCGGTGCTGCCTCCCCGTGCCGCTGTGCGCCAGATGCGTTCCGGTGGCCTCAGGCGCTTCACGCCGGGAAGCATCGATGTGTTCACAACCTGGCAAGGCAGCGTCGTTTACACCATCGTCATCGCCTTGAGCCTGCTGGCCCTCAACCGTCAACAGCAGGATCTCGCGCAGCGCAACAGCCCGTCGTTCGAACCGGTCAGGGCGGATCTGCGGGACCTTGCCCAGGGCGGCGGCCCCAACCGTGATGACTCTGATGTGGCCTCGCTGCGTCCACTCGAGCGAGCGCAACGCCGCGAGCTTCTGGACTGGCTCGATTCCGATAAAGGTGCTGCCAACCGCTCCAGCGGCGTCCTCGAGGTGATTCTCACAACACCTCGACAGCTGCAGATCTCCAGTGGTGGTGGTGACCGTC
Coding sequences within:
- a CDS encoding ABC transporter substrate-binding protein, with the translated sequence MLLFPRGHQRLASLRTLACGLLLGGLALVPFQRLIADSRKPIADLGAGSDALVLGQSLPLTGPSAQLGLEYQRGALAWFEEVNRRGGIHGRPIRLVSLDDQYEPSKTLENTRQLLQRQDLLALFGYVGTPTTKVALPLIEQASVPLVAPMTGASLLRRPDLEMVFNLRASYRLEIEAMVEELVRDANHRIAVVYQDDAFGQDGLTAATEALARHDLKPVATATVQRNSAQVGQAVRELLSVNPNGVIVVSAYVSSAALATQLRDEGSRAQIMNVSFVGTKALQQAMPVGEANGIGVAQVVPFPWNRWIPVVAQYQKLMRSSSDDPDFGFTSLEGFLAARLVTTALDRAGKDPSRPDLVAALESINDLDLGGFRLDMDREDHQASDFVELTFLGSQNWEP
- a CDS encoding RodZ family helix-turn-helix domain-containing protein codes for the protein MRLKLPRPSWWRKVTDENGAQTAPVDGLQAQADIGSMLRQRREELGLSLRDLANETRITTPVIEALERGWNDRLPERAYLASMLPQLERRLDLPAGCLEPVLPPRAAVRQMRSGGLRRFTPGSIDVFTTWQGSVVYTIVIALSLLALNRQQQDLAQRNSPSFEPVRADLRDLAQGGGPNRDDSDVASLRPLERAQRRELLDWLDSDKGAANRSSGVLEVILTTPRQLQISSGGGDRLKLKAGSGALTLQLLPPVELLIEPPASQEDKVLWNGTPQQPDGKQKGLYRVEVPVSKADAPASERPQTAPRSP
- a CDS encoding response regulator transcription factor, translated to MVTTLPAGAVATGRLLVVEDDDSIRETVGEALKAEGYEVMTSSNGKEALSLLTDESRQPVDLLVLDLMLPGLGGLDLCRELRRVSNNTPILVISARDGETDRVLGLEVGADDYLVKPFGLRELVARCRALLRRARQLPNTPAEIQQHRNLCLYMSECRVTRDGEDLNLSPKEYKILELFIQHPKRVWSRDRLLEKIWGLDFVGDTKTVDVHIRWLREKIEKNPSAPELIRTVRGFGYRFG
- a CDS encoding cell wall metabolism sensor histidine kinase WalK, with translation MLLSAICGLLIGVMVTLAVQRRRYRRRDPVANDGCPGFPPGTINTPQLLAWIDAATQGWVILAPDLTIAYINARAERFLHITRNLLVRGRPLNEVLSIPQLEEAIISTRHQQRPQRSEWEQLGEPLEALVLPGSEEWLLVLIQSRQSLEAQQQQQERWVSDVAHELKTPLTALMLVSDRLEMAVHGEDTVLVQRLQRELQRLQLMVEDLLELSRLENCLLQDNDGYIPITLENLVDNAWSSVRPLAEQRQVQLVLDRSQPGPLMGDQRRLHRAVLNLLDNALRFSPDGSSVEVEVVSSGGWWMLMIRDHGPGLSESDLGSMFQRFYRGDPSRARSARSGSGSGLGLAIVQQIAVNHGGRVDARNHPAGGTCMELLLPKSLPVS
- a CDS encoding pseudouridine synthase; translation: MTRQRLQKLIAAAGLCSRRKAELWLQQGRVSVDQQQAGLGDQADPEHQLICVDGRPLPTRQRRRVLLVNKPIGVISSCVDPQGRPTVLDLVPSDQRGGLHPVGRLDADSRGALLLSDVGELTLRLTHPRYDHRKTYRVWVEGQPSERTLQRWCRGVPLDGRSTRSAQVRLLCRERQQTLLEVILQEGRNRQIRRVADGLGHPVLDLQRTAIAHVQLGDLPEGCWRELCEGEWRDLLEGEALRPGSCD
- a CDS encoding DUF1651 domain-containing protein; its protein translation is MAEGWLTDCESYWVARFHKDERSWQRDPRVFVDYGREMPAGEPALLKSRRYLRQSDAIALWKALRSSGWVQTAPAWGDDAVA
- a CDS encoding AarF/ABC1/UbiB kinase family protein; the protein is MAYNPRRDLVWLMLRPWVAVPRLIQVLWSLSGLILVLLVRGGSADAKVQQGVARSILNTLTGLGPCFIKVGQALSTRPDLVRRDWLEELTRLQDDLPAFSHAIALKRIETELGAPADELFEEFPDHPVAAASLGQVYKARLQGDAWVAVKVQRPNLQFILRRDLVLIRLLGVMTAPLLPLNLGFGLGDIIDEFGRSLFEEIDYEQEAANAERFAAMFANNSAVYVPRVERMLSSRRVLTTVWVDGAKMRDSKELLDLHLDPTALIRTGVISGLQQLLEFGYFHADPHPGNLFARQGRSGDMGHIGYVDFGMMDSISDSDRLTLTGAVVHLINKDFEALAKDFQTLGFLSPTADLRPIIPALEEVLGGSLGDSVGSFNFKAITDRFSELMFDYPFRVPARFALIIRAVVSQEGLALRLDPQFRIIAVAYPYVARRLLAGDTSEMRDKLMEVIFDTEGRLRIDRLESLLAVVGQDAPAPGKELIPVAGAGLRLLFSRDGADLRKRLLLNLIRDDRIHTDDVRALAGLIGRTFGPGRIAGGLLQQLNPLAAA